The window gtgttttttatttttttaaacgaaaaatagaaaaaaaaaaaacaaaactttaaaaacacaaaatgatggaacaacgaAACCTTATTCTGTTATTTTGGTTtcattccaaatacaaaaaaaatgaactagggtaatcgttcctAAAACAGCTTTACTGAacacttttttctctttttttaaacGACATTttacatagaaactgaaaatactgcttttgacacaaaacattgtttctgaaactgaatgactaccaatcGCAACCAAGTATTAGTTTGCTCTAAGTTGAGTATCACCTTACATGTGTGCTATGAATTACAAGTATACAAAATGCAATACAAATTCCTAAATATATGAAATCAGCTAATATTTGATGGAGTCCTCAAAGCTTGATACCATTGATGTTCTTGACTCTCTCTTAACCCAATGATGCAATCAGCCGGACTTGATCGAATTCGGTGTTGATGAGATCTTTAGTGAATTGTATGAGGCGTTTTCAAAATAAACTAATTGTAATTTCATCAACAAGCAAGGATGGACTTATTAGGTAGCACCATTTTTTCCCTCTAGATCTGGGTTGTCCATGTCAGTGCTGCCAGGTATCGCCTCTGCAGATAGCATTGTATAAGAATTACAAGATGAAAAATTGCAGAGGATTTAAATCCCTTATGAAGTGTGTAAAATACTTCAAGCCGAAAACGATGGACTTACACAAGGCTGATGATAGTCCAACGATGATATCACTTGATGCCGAAGATGTAGTTATTGAAGTGTTATTACCGAAGGGATGGATGGGCTTACAAAAAGGGCTAATGATTTACGAAGTAAAAATTGCCACTTGCTGCCATAGATTGGCCAAGATCAGAAAGTAACTTGACCAACTAAGAGATCATTACTCAAACAACCTACATGCTTACAAAAGTAATTAGAGGGAGCTGGATCCTCTCCAGACAAGGGGAGAGTGAGAGAACTCTTATGGTCCCTCTCTAGCACACCACTGCACTGGAGAAATCTGAATCTTGGTTAGAGACAGAAACAAGtatgattaatttttttccctacaAGAAACACTGTTAATTACCACCAAAAAACATATTGACATAATCCATAAAAATATGTTGatataacctatgacttaaTAATTAGAAAGGTTTattaaagggaaataaaaatatcaaaaagatTAGGATGGAGATCGCTGCTAGGTTAGTTGGCCCTTGCATCTAGAGTCTAGACACAAGGAAGGTTAAATGACCAGCTTGCCTCTATTAGAAGCCCTAGTTTGAGTGCAAGGCTGTACCACTAGACAACCTTCTTTTTCCtccaaaaaatattaattatttaagACCCATCCGCAATCTAACTCACTAacattttgtgtttttttgctATAATCATAATTATACATTTAACCAATCCTATTCTAAATTGGGGAGAtgggttttataaaaaaaaaaaaaaaaaaaaaaaaaaaaatttgaggggGGTGGGATAGGGaaaatctatatttatttttttatttttatatcaaaTTGGGGAAATTTAACTAAAGATAAATAATTAGTTCCAATAAGTTACAACCCTtatttaccgaaaaaaaaaaaggttacaacCCTTGTTTTAAATATCTGTATACGTTTCTTTTATCCAAATTATtatctataataaaaaaaagagacagaATGTAGTGATGTACATTCATTGGTACGTATGGATAAGCACAAATCTGATAGCATATATGGGTGGGGCACATAGGTTTAAATGGTCTTTTTCACTCAGCGCTACCTTCCAGCGGATCATTGTCAACCacttttcaaaaatttatttaCTCTATTTTTTCTGCACATCGTTTCTCTTATAAATGATAGGATAGCAAATGGTACAATGCAccaacgagagagagagagagagagagagatatgggaagagatgtagagagagagatagtGGAAGAggtggaagaggaggaagagaaggtgATGGGATGGTCATCATCTGTGGAGCCTCAGCTGTCACTTAACCATGTTTCGTTCGTCTGCAAATCAGTAAGCAAAACAGTGAGATTCTATGAGGAAGTATTAGGGTTTGTCGTCATTAAACGCCCTTCTTCCTTCAAATTTGAAGGAGCTTggtaagcaaacaaattattttATAATCTCTATTCTCTACTCTACATGttcattaattatttttcttcacACACCcattcccttctcttcttgttttgtttaatttattttcttctttctacccTAAGAAGATGATCTAAGCTTAGCtactatatatgtatatatatcatcTATTTAGACTAAAACTCAACACGATTGGAGGAGTGGTGGAAGATCCCTAAGTAAGAAAtaatttcttcctctctctctctctctctctttctctctctctctctctctctctctattacaGTTCCTGATGCCAAAGGAAATCCCACGCAAGCTCTTCGTTTGGGTTGTGATCATCCTCACATAGCAAAGCCCTTCTCTATTTTGAAGGAGAGGGGAATAAGGACAAAGACACTGTTTGGTTTTGTGGACtggtacacacacacacacacttttaAGAACTGGTCGGTGGAAATGGATCCACACTAATGACAAGTCATATTATTACAGTGGAAGCTGTTTTCCTTCATGGCCCATGTGATTCGGATGGTGTGGAGAGGGTATCTGAAATGGTGGGGATATTATCGACTATGTACCATAGGGAACAGAAATTGATGACCCAAGATGATTGTACACAATAGGCATGTGACTTCTTTTTTATTGGCACCTCCAGGCCAGATACTAATTTCTAAACTAGTCTGGTTTGGAAAAGCTCCTtgccttaattttttattcagatCAGTGATTGGGGTCGGAAACTACTGGCTCTAATTGTGCACGCGATCCTATAATAAGAGGGATTCGGCTTTGAGTGTCCATCGTCCAGGTTTTGTCTATAGTTATTTGGGTGAGCGTCACGTGTTCAGGCGATGATCCAATGATTCTTGGagtatcattttttgttttttttttctcgttttCTGTGCTCTCTCAAAACATTGGATCACCGTCTAGACACGTGGTGCTTGCCTAGATAGCTATGGGTCAACCTGAACAATGAACGTCGAGTCGAGGAAAGGAACCAGATCCTGATGGGAGGGTGTCAAATTTGAAATCCCCCAAACCCCCTCTACCCTTTtcccttaaaagaaaaagtaaaaatgaGCTGCATAGTGTACACTAGCACTTCCttgagtctatctctctcttcttgtaatgaaatgacatatttgtCTCTCTATTGTGGAAGGAGAGAGACTCAGAATGTGCTAACGTACACTGTACTACCTCTAATGCTGGTATTGGTGATAGTGTTGTTGTTGGATATGGTAGTGAATAAGTTAAGATTAAGCTTAAACATCCAAATCCCACCACTTTTTAGGATCCATCATCAAGAGATTGGTTTAAGATATGATTAACCATTATGGATCTAAATTGGATCCAACTTCTACATCTGTGAAGTTGGAACTTTATGGTTCCTATGCACACATAAACTGGTTCTATGGATGATTTTGGCACTTTCCCCcagaaaagttaaaattgtCAAACTGccatagaaaaataaatctgGTGCCAAATTAAGGTATTAATACTGAATTAATTAATGTTTTGTGGTCAATTTGATCATTTTATTTAGTATATTCATTCTTAGTCTACTATATCTCAGTAAGAATTTCAATATTCTGAGCTAATAAAGGGACTTGAGTGTTGTTAAGGTTGTTCAATCATGGAATTGGCATACATTTGCTTGAAAGCAACTCCCCTGATGACATTCAAGCCAAGAAAGGAGTAATCAATCCAAGGGACAACCACATTTCATTCCAATGTTCAGACTTTTGGTTGGTGATAAGAAAATTAGAGGCAATGAACATAGAGTATGTGAAAGCTGAGGTTGAGGAAGGTGGAATTAAGGTTGATCAGCTCTTCTTCCATGACCCAGATGGGTATATGATCGAGATCTGCAACTGCGAAAATCTTCCTATTCTTCCACTTTCTTCATGCCCTCTGAAGAAGCTTAAGCACCCCTACTCCGATGGGGAGAATGACATGTCTCTGCTGCTCTCAGGTCAGTCTTCTATCCAGTTGATTAGTAGTGTTTGAACACCTTAATTGTATTAGTTTGATATACAAACTGAGATGTGTATCTGCAGGAGAACAATGGGAAGAAATGACGCGTGCAAAGAAAGCTGAAGCCTTGATCATGAAGAACTTGGTTACAGACATGATGGTCATCTCCTTCTGAAGGATTTTATGAGA is drawn from Macadamia integrifolia cultivar HAES 741 chromosome 7, SCU_Mint_v3, whole genome shotgun sequence and contains these coding sequences:
- the LOC122085233 gene encoding uncharacterized protein LOC122085233, which produces MGRDVEREIVEEVEEEEEKVMGWSSSVEPQLSLNHVSFVCKSVSKTVRFYEEVLGFVVIKRPSSFKFEGAWLFNHGIGIHLLESNSPDDIQAKKGVINPRDNHISFQCSDFWLVIRKLEAMNIEYVKAEVEEGGIKVDQLFFHDPDGYMIEICNCENLPILPLSSCPLKKLKHPYSDGENDMSLLLSGEQWEEMTRAKKAEALIMKNLVTDMMVISF